In Armatimonadota bacterium, the genomic window CCGGATGAGGAGCGTGGCCTCGCGCACGTGGGCGGCCGCACCGCTGCCGTCAATCCCCAGCCGGTCGAGGACGTGCTTGCGGTTGCCCGCGCCAAGCCCCAGGAGAAATCTCCCCCCGCGCACCTCGGCCACGGTGGCCGCCGCCCGGGCGATCTGCACGGGGTGGCGGGTGTAAGGGTTGGTCACGGCAAGCCCCGTCTCCAACTCCGGCAGCGCGGCAGCCACGGCGGTGAGCACGACGAATGGATCGGCGTAGTAGGTCTGGTCGGGGACCCAGAGGCGGTCGAAGCCCAGGTCGCGGCCGTAGCGGGCGAAGTCCACGAACCGGCTCACCGCCCCGGAGGGGACGCGGGTGAAGGAGAAGCGCACCGGGCCGTCCCGCACGCCGCTATCCTCCCACCTGGATGAGTTGGGCGTTCGGCGTCCCCGGGCTCAACAGCTCGAAGCCCTCGTCGGTGATGAGGAACTCGTCCTCGATGTGGAACCCCATCTGCCCGGGGACCAGGTACATGGGCTCCAGGCACAGCACCATCCCCGCCTCCAGCACCCCGTCGCTGTAGGCGTTGATGTAGGGCTCCTCGTGGATCGTCAGCCCCAGCCCGTGGCCCAGGAAGGTGAGCGAGGCTTCCAGCCCCCGGCCGGCCAGCGCGGCCAGGTAGAGCCGGTGTAGATCCGCGGTGCGCACCCCGGGACGCAGCCGTTCCTGCACCCGGCGGTAGGCGTCGACCAGTGCGTCCCAGATGTGGGTCTGCTCCGCCGTGGGCTGGCCCACCACCGCCGTGCGCGCCACGTCGGAGTGGAACCAGGCCCGCCCCGCGATCAGGTCCACGCGGATCACATCGCCCGGAGCGATAGGCCGGTCGGTGGGCGCGGCGTTGGGGTGGGCGCTGCGCGGCCCTGACCCCACGATGGGACGGCAGTAGTCCGTGCCCGCGCAGGCGTCCACCAGCAGGCGCGCCAGGTCCCGCTCGGTCATCCCCGGGCGCACCCGGGCGAAGGCCTCGCCGTGGGCGCGTGACGCCAGCGCGGCCAGCTCGCGGATGGCGGCGACTTCTCTTGAGGTCTTGATGCGCCGAGCTTCGAAGAAGAGGTCTGCTGCCGGCACCAGCTCGGCGCGGGGCAGCGCTGCGGCCAGGCGGAGGTAGTCGGCCGCGGGAAGGTGGTCCAGTTCCACAGCCAGCCGCCCGTCCGCCAGGCCGCGCTCCGTGATCAGGTCCGCCAGCAGGGTCACAGGGTCATGGGTAAACTCGTTGTAGGTGAGCAGCTCCATGTCGCCCGCCTGAGCGCGGGCCAGGCTCTCCTCGACGTTCACCACGACCAGAGCTGGCCGACCTTCGCGCGGAGTCAGGCACAGGGTGCGGCGGAAGCGGTTGCTCATGTGGGAGGGGACGGTGAAGGTCGCGCTGTAGACCACGTTGTCCGGCGAGCTGGCCACCACCCCGTCCACCCCGCGGGCGTCCATCGCCTGCCGCAGCCGCTCCCGCCGCTCCACCCCTACCCTCCCCGGCGCCCGCTGCGGCGTGCCCCTCGTCCCTTGAGCGA contains:
- a CDS encoding Xaa-Pro peptidase family protein gives rise to the protein MERRERLRQAMDARGVDGVVASSPDNVVYSATFTVPSHMSNRFRRTLCLTPREGRPALVVVNVEESLARAQAGDMELLTYNEFTHDPVTLLADLITERGLADGRLAVELDHLPAADYLRLAAALPRAELVPAADLFFEARRIKTSREVAAIRELAALASRAHGEAFARVRPGMTERDLARLLVDACAGTDYCRPIVGSGPRSAHPNAAPTDRPIAPGDVIRVDLIAGRAWFHSDVARTAVVGQPTAEQTHIWDALVDAYRRVQERLRPGVRTADLHRLYLAALAGRGLEASLTFLGHGLGLTIHEEPYINAYSDGVLEAGMVLCLEPMYLVPGQMGFHIEDEFLITDEGFELLSPGTPNAQLIQVGG